Sequence from the Actinocatenispora sera genome:
CGGCGTCGTCGTCGTAGAAGACCTCAGCGGCCATTGTTTCCCTCTCCTCGGAACTGCTTGTTGGCGAAAACGGTGCTGCGAAGCCGGATCAGGCTGTACTACGCAGGGTGGGGCTGGTGATGGAGCGGGCGCCGCGGCCGATCGCGACCAGGCCGGACTGCACCATCTCCTTGATGCCGAACGGCTCCAGCATCCGCAGCAGCGCGTCCAGCTTGTCGCTGGTACCGGTGGCCTCGATGGTCAGCGCCTCCGGCGAGGCGTCCACCACCTTGGCGCGGAACAGCTGGACCGCCTCCATCACGTGGGTGCGGCTCTGCACGTCGGCGCGGACCTTCACCAGCAGCAGCTCGCGCTGAACCGAGGCGTCGGTCTCCAGCTCGACGATCTTCAACACGTTGACGAGCTTGTTCAGCTGCTTGGTGACCTGCTCCAGCGGCGAGGATTCGACGTTGACCACGATGGTGATCCGCGAGATGCCCGGCTGCTCGGTCTCGCCGACCGCGAGCGAGTCGATGTTGAACCCGCGCCGGCTGAACAGCCCCGACACCCGCGCCAGGACGCCGGGCTTGTCCTCCACCAGTACTGACAAGGTGTGCTTACTCATGGCCGTCCTCGCTTCGCTCCGGGCGGCCATGAGGCACGAAACGCCGTGCCCATGATTCGCTCCACTTCGTTTCGCTCATAGGTCGTCCTCATCGAAGGCGGGGCGGACACCCCGGGCGAACAGGATGTCGTCGTTGCCGACGCCGGGCGGCACCATCGGCCACACCATGGCGTCCTTGCCGACCACGAACTCGGCGACCACCGGCCGGTCGTCGATGTCCATCGCCTGCTTGATCGTGGCGTCCACGTCGTCGGCCGACTCGGCCCGCAGCCCCACGCAGCCGAGCGCGTCGGCCAGCTTGACGAAGTCGGGCACCCGGTGCTTGTGGGTACCGAGGTCGGTGTGCGAGTAGCGGCCGTCGTAGAACAGCGTCTGCCACTGCCGGACCATGCCCAGGTTGCCGTTGTTGATCACGGCGACCTTGATCGGGATGCCCTCCAGCGCGCAGGTGGCGAGCTCCTGGTTGGTCATCTGGAAGCAGCCGTCGCCGTCGATGGCCCAGACGGTACGGTCCGGCCGGCCGGCCTTCGCCCCCATCGCCGCGGGCACCGCGAACCCCATGGTGCCGGCGCCGCCGGAGTTGATCCAGGTACCGGGCTTCTCGTACGAGATGAACTGGCTCGCCCACATCTGGTGCTGGCCCACGCCGGCGACGTAGATCGCGTCCGGGCCGACCAGCTCGCCCAGTCGCTGGATCACGTACTGCGGGGCGAGCGTGCCGTCCGACGGCTCCTCGTAGCCCAGCGCGTACCGCTCGCGCAGGTCGCGCAGCTGCGCCCACCAGGCGGACAGTTCCGGGCCCTCGCCGCCGTTGTCGGCGATCTCGGCCCGCATCGCGGTCAGCAGCTCGGTCAGCACCCACTTGGCGTCGCCGACGATCGGCACGTCGGCGTGCCGGTTCTTACCGATCTCGGCCGGGTCGATGTCGGCGTGTACCACCGTCGCGTCCGGCGCGAACGAGTCAAGCCGGCCGGTCACCCGGTCGTCGAAGCGGGCGCCGAGGGCGACGATCAGATCGCTGCGCTGCAGCCCGTACACCGCGCTGACCGAACCGTGCATGCCGGGCATGCCCAGGTGCTGCGGGTGCGAGTCGGGGAACGCGCCGCGCGCCATCAGGGTGGTCACCACCGGGATGCCGGTCAGCTCGGCCAGCTCCCGCAGCTGGTCGGTGGCGTGCGCCTTGAGCACCCCGCCGCCGACGTAGAACACCGGCCGCTGGGCGGTGCGCATCAGCCGCGCCGCCTGGCCGATCTGCTTGCCGTGCGGGTGCGTCGTCGGGTGGTAGCCGGGCAGGTCCAGCGCCGGTGGCCAGCTGAACGTGGTCTGCGCCTGCAGCACGTCCTTCGGGATGTCCACCAGCACCGGGCCGGGCCGGCCGGACAGCGCCAGGTGGAACGCCTCGGCGACCACCCGGGCGATCTCCGCCGGGTCCTTGACCAGGTAGTTGTGCTTGATGATGGGCAGCGTGATGCCGCAGATGTCGGCTTCCTGGAACGCGTCGGTGCCGATCAGGGCGGTGCTCTGCTGCCCGGTGATCGCCACCACCGGCACCGAGTCCATGTACGCGTCGGCGAGCGGCGTGACGAGGTTGGTCGCGCCAGGCCCGGAGGTCGCCATGCAGACGCCCACCTTGCCGGTGGCCTGCGCGTACCCCTCGGCGGCGTGGCCGGCGCCCTGCTCGTGCCGGACAAGTATGTGCCGGATCTTGGTGGAGTAGAACAGCGGGTCGTAGGCCGGCAGGATGGTGCCACCGGGGATCCCGAAGACGACCTCGGTGTCCAGCGCCTCGAGCGCGGCGATGAGTGCCTGGGCGCCGGTCATGGGAGTGCTGGTACCGGTGCCGCCGGGGCGGGGGGCCGGGCGGGCGGCCCGACTGGCCGCCGGCGGGGTTGCGGGTTTCGTCATCGCAGTCCGATCCGGGTTGACGGTGAGCTTCAGGTGGACGGCGTGCTTCGGGCCACGGCCCCCGGCGGCCGGGCAGGTCGACCGAAGGCAAAAAGAAGGCCTGCGTGCCACACGCACACAGGCCGCGCACCGTCACCGGAGTGACGGTGCGCTAAATAAGTACTACGAGGACGTGCCGACTCGACTGCATGAGCTAACTCTGACGCATCCCAGCGCTCCCGTCAACCAGTCTCACATCGTGGTTCACGCCACTTCTCGCCGGGCAGATCCCCTGGTTCCCACGCTCGTTGAAGGCTGAATGAGGGTTAAGTAAGTGTCCCGAGTGGTGGAACGAACGACCCGGGTCGGTGTTCACCGGCCGGTTTCGCGTGACAGACTGTCCGCCATGGCTGAACTGAGGTCGCGGACCTCCACCGCGGGACGCAACATGGCCGGCGCCCGGGCGCTGTGGCGGGCCACCGGGATGACCGACGACGATTTCGGCAAGCCGATCGTCGCGATCGCCAACAGCTTCACCCAGTTCGTACCCGGTCACGTGCATCTCAAGGACCTCGGGCAGCTCGTCGCCGGCTCGGTCGCCGAGGCCGGTGGCGTCGCCAAGGAGTTCAACACCATCGCGGTCGACGACGGCATCGCGATGGGCCACGGCGGCATGCTCTACTCGCTGCCGTCCCGCGAGCTGATCGCCGACGCGGTCGAGTACATGGTGAACGCGCACTGTGCCGACGCCCTGGTGTGCATCTCCAACTGCGACAAGATCACGCCGGGGATGCTGATCGCCGCGATGCGGCTCAACATCCCCACCGTGTTCGTCTCCGGCGGGCCGATGGAGGCCGGCAAGACGGTCGCGATCGAGGGCATCGTGCACGACAAGATCGACCTGATCGACGCGATGATCGCCTCCGCCAACGACTCCGTCACCGATGACCAGCTCGACTCGATCGAGCGGTCCGCCTGCCCGACCTGTGGCTCGTGCTCCGGCATGTTCACCGCCAACTCGATGAACTGCCTGACCGAGGCGATGGGGCTCGCCTTGCCCGGCAACGGTTCCACGCTCGCCACGCACAGCGCGCGCAAGGCGCTGTTCGAGCGCGCCGGTCGGACCATCGTCGACCTGGCCAACCGGTACTACGGCAAGGACGACGAGTCGGTGCTGCCGCGCTCGATCGGCAGCCGGCAGGCGTTCGAGAACGCGATGGCGCTCGACGTGGCCATGGGCGGGTCGACCAACACCGTGCTGCACCTGCTCGCCGCGGCCCGCGAGGCCGGGCTCGACTTCGGCGTCCGCGACATCGACGCGATCTCCCGCCGGGTGCCCTGCATCGCCAAGGTGGCGCCGTCGGTCGCGAGCGGAGCGAGCAAGGACGGCGCTGCGGGCCCGGTCCGGATTTATCACATGGAGGACGTGCACCGGGCCGGCGGCATCCCCGCGATCCTGGGCGAGCTGGACCGCGGCGGGCTGCTGCACCGCGACGTACACGCGGTGCACGCCGACACGCTGGACGAGTGGCTGTCCCGCTGGGACGTGCGGGCCGCCGAACCCGCGCCGGAGGCGGTCGAGCTGTACCACGCGGCGCCCGGCGGGGTGCGCACCACCGAGGCGTTCTCCACCGACAACCGGTGGGACCGGCTGGACACCGACGCCGAGCACGGGTGCATCAGGGACGTGGCGCACGCGTACACCGCCGACGGAGGGCTCGCCGTGCTGCACGGCAACATCGCCGTGGACGGCTGCGTGGTCAAGACCGCGGGGGTACCGGAGGAGGTCTGGACGTTCCGCGGCCCGGCGAAGGTGTTCGAGTCGCAGGAGCAGGCGGTCGACGGGATCCTCGACAAGACCGTGCAGCCCGGCGACGTCGTCGTCATCCGGTACGAGGGCCCCAAGGGCGGGCCGGGCATGCAGGAGATGCTGCACCCGACCTCGTTCCTGAAGGGCCGCGGGCTGGGAAAGGCGTGCGCGCTGATCACCGACGGCCGGTTCTCCGGCGGGACCAGCGGGCTGTCGATCGGCCACATCTCCCCCGAGGCGGCCGGTGGTGGGCTGATCGCGCTGGTGCGCACCGGCGACGAGATCGCGATCGACATCCCGAACCGGTCCATCGAGCTGCTGGTCGACGACGCCGAGCTGGCCCGGCGCCGGGCCGCGCAGGAGGCGCGGGAGCGGCCGTACACGCCGGTCGACCGGCAGCGCACGGTGTCCGCGGCGCTGCGCGCGTACGCGGCGATGGCGACCGCGGCGAGCGACGGCGCCTACCGCGACGTGGACCAGATCGCCCGCTGACGACGGCTCCGGCCGGCGAGCCACGGCGCACGGCCGCGGTCAGTGGCCCGGGGCCGCGAGCAGGTCGGTGACCAGGCGGCGCATGGTGTCCCGGACCCGGCCGGCCGCACCGTCGGCAAGAAGCGTCCGGATCGGCGGGGCGTGCAGCGAGCCGAGCAGTACGTGCCCGACCAGTTCGGCATCCAGGTCCGGGCGGGCCTCGGCGATCAGCCCGGTGAGGTGCTCGTACCACCAGGCGTAGGCGTCAGTGGCGGCCTGGGTCGCGGTCGCGTCGTGGTCCTCCGGCTCGGCGCGCTGCGCGGCGGCGGATCGTTGCGGGCCGGCGGCGGCGTACTCGTAGGCGGAGATCAGCACGCTGTTGCGGCTGGCGACGTCGACCACGGCATCGAAGAACGCGGTGAGCCGCTCGACGGCGGGCGCGCCCGGGCCGAGCGGCGGCGGTCCGGTACGGATCCGCCGGGACAGGTCGTCCATCCGCTCGTCCACCAGCGCCCGCAGCAGGCCGGCGCGGCTGCCGAACCGCCGGAAGACCGTGCCCTTGCCGACTCCGGCGGCGGCCGCGACGGCGTCGACCGAGACGTGCTCGGCGTCCTCGCGGGCGAGCAGTTCCTCGGTGGCGCGCAGGATCGCGGCACGGTTGCGGGCCGCGTCCGCCCGCTCGGCGCCGATCGCCATGCTCACCCCACTAGCGGACCAACGGTCCGGATAGTATCGTCGACAGCAAGCGGACCGTCAGTCCGCTTGATTCTTGTTCTCGAAGGGGAAGCATATGCGTGCGATCGTGCTGCACCGGACCGGCGACCCGGACGTCCTGCAACCCGCCGATCTCCCGGCGCCCGAGCCCGGCCGCGGTGAGGTGCTGGTACGCACGGAGGCCATCGGCACGCACTTCGCCGAGACCCGGCTGCGGGCCGGCACGCTGCCCGGGATGCCGGCGGCACTGCCCGCGGTACCGGGGTTCGAGGCGGCCGGCGTGGTCACCGCGGCCGGACCGGACGTCGACACCGCGCTGGTCGGCGCCCGCGTCGCCGCCATGGCGGTGGGCGGCAGCGGCAGCTACGCCGAGTACCTGACGGTGCCGGTCAGCGGCGTGGTCCGGCTGCCCGCCGGCGTCTCGGCACTCGACGCGGTCGCCGTCGCCACCCCGGGGGCGGTGGCGCTCGCCCTGGTCCGTACCGCCCGGCTGACCGGCACCGAGCAGCTCCTGGTCGAGGCGGCGGCCGGCGCCGTCGGCGGCTACCTGCTGCAGTTCGCCACCGAGGCCGGCGCAGGCCGCATCGTCGCCACCGCCGGTACCCCCGCCAAGCGCGAGCACGTCCTCGACCTCGGCGCCGACGTGGCGGTCGACCACCGCCGACCCGGCTGGCCGGAGCGGGTCGCCGAACTCGCCCGCGCCGACGGGCGACGCGGGCTCGACGTGGTCTTCGAGTCGATCGGCGGCGCCTCGGTCGGCGCGCTGCTGGCCGCGATGGCGCCCGGCGGCCGGATCCTGCTGTACGGCAACCTGTCCGACCAGCCGGCCGCGATCGGCGCCGGTGACCTGCTGCCGCGCGGGCTGACGCTGATCGGGTGCAGCGGCGCACCCGGCGACGGCGCCTGGTACGACACCACTCTGGCGGCCCGCGACGAGGTGCTGGAACGGTTGGCGCGCAAGCAGATCCGGCCGCTGATCGACAGCGTGCTGCCGCTCGCGGATGCGGCCGAGGCGCACCGCCGGCTGGAGGCCGGCGGCAACACCGGCAAGATCATCCTCGTGCCCTGACCCGGCGCAGCGGCGAGCCCCGGCACGCCGCTGACGCCCGCGTGCCGCGCCGGCCGGCCGCGCTCAGGCCGAGACGAACTTCGGCTCGTGCAGGTCGATGTAGTGGACGTCGTCCAGGTGCGACATCTCCTCGTCGATGATCCGGGCCGCGTCCGGCGGCGGGGACTTGCGCTCGGCCTTCCGCGCCTCGGCCTCGCTCGTGAAGGCCACCGTCTCGGTGAAGTACCCGTCCTCGTCGATGGCAACGGTCGCGCCCACGACATCCGGGCGGTACCGGGAAATCATCTCGCCGGACTGCTCGACCAGCGTGTGCAGCCTCTCCCGGCCGTGCACGCGACCCTGGATCACCTGCACGAACCCGGCATCGTCCCGGCCGCCGGAGAGCACCGTCGTGACGTCGTGGCAGTCGTGGAACGTGGCGCCGTCGACGAAGTTGCGCTCCATCCGCGACCACCAGTCCGACTGCTCCGCACGCCGGCTGTTGCGCTCGGCCGCCTCGGCGGACTCGAACCGGACCAGGATCACGCAGGTACCGTCCGCGCTGATCCCGTACGTCGAGCCGAGGAAGCCGATGGCACCCGGTTCGATCTCCTGGTGCCACTGTTCCAGCGTTGCCATGGTCGCGTCCGCGTCGCTGACCTTGCCCTGGATGATCTGCATGAACATGTCGCTCACCCCCGCAACTTCCACGGTAGAGGCGAGCGACCGCCAGCACCTCCGTCAATCAGCGCACTCGTCAACCGCCTGCCACCGACGGGATCACGTGCAGTTCGGCGCCCGCCGGGACGGGCGTGTCGAGGCCGGCGAGACCGCGGCATTCCGCCCCGTTGACGTAAAGGTTCACGTATCGGCGCAGGGTGCCTTGCTCGTCCCGGAGGCGACGATCCAGTCGCGGGTAGCTCGCGGCCAGCCGGTCGAGGGCTCCGCGCAGCGTGGTGTCCGGCGGCAGGTCGAGCGACAGGTGACCGGAGCCGCCGGCATCGGCCCGCAGCACACCGGGAAGCAGCACGGTGA
This genomic interval carries:
- a CDS encoding TetR/AcrR family transcriptional regulator codes for the protein MAIGAERADAARNRAAILRATEELLAREDAEHVSVDAVAAAAGVGKGTVFRRFGSRAGLLRALVDERMDDLSRRIRTGPPPLGPGAPAVERLTAFFDAVVDVASRNSVLISAYEYAAAGPQRSAAAQRAEPEDHDATATQAATDAYAWWYEHLTGLIAEARPDLDAELVGHVLLGSLHAPPIRTLLADGAAGRVRDTMRRLVTDLLAAPGH
- a CDS encoding ubiquitin-like small modifier protein 1, which produces MTVTVLLPGVLRADAGGSGHLSLDLPPDTTLRGALDRLAASYPRLDRRLRDEQGTLRRYVNLYVNGAECRGLAGLDTPVPAGAELHVIPSVAGG
- the ilvN gene encoding acetolactate synthase small subunit, coding for MSKHTLSVLVEDKPGVLARVSGLFSRRGFNIDSLAVGETEQPGISRITIVVNVESSPLEQVTKQLNKLVNVLKIVELETDASVQRELLLVKVRADVQSRTHVMEAVQLFRAKVVDASPEALTIEATGTSDKLDALLRMLEPFGIKEMVQSGLVAIGRGARSITSPTLRSTA
- a CDS encoding acetolactate synthase large subunit, with product MTKPATPPAASRAARPAPRPGGTGTSTPMTGAQALIAALEALDTEVVFGIPGGTILPAYDPLFYSTKIRHILVRHEQGAGHAAEGYAQATGKVGVCMATSGPGATNLVTPLADAYMDSVPVVAITGQQSTALIGTDAFQEADICGITLPIIKHNYLVKDPAEIARVVAEAFHLALSGRPGPVLVDIPKDVLQAQTTFSWPPALDLPGYHPTTHPHGKQIGQAARLMRTAQRPVFYVGGGVLKAHATDQLRELAELTGIPVVTTLMARGAFPDSHPQHLGMPGMHGSVSAVYGLQRSDLIVALGARFDDRVTGRLDSFAPDATVVHADIDPAEIGKNRHADVPIVGDAKWVLTELLTAMRAEIADNGGEGPELSAWWAQLRDLRERYALGYEEPSDGTLAPQYVIQRLGELVGPDAIYVAGVGQHQMWASQFISYEKPGTWINSGGAGTMGFAVPAAMGAKAGRPDRTVWAIDGDGCFQMTNQELATCALEGIPIKVAVINNGNLGMVRQWQTLFYDGRYSHTDLGTHKHRVPDFVKLADALGCVGLRAESADDVDATIKQAMDIDDRPVVAEFVVGKDAMVWPMVPPGVGNDDILFARGVRPAFDEDDL
- a CDS encoding quinone oxidoreductase family protein, with the translated sequence MRAIVLHRTGDPDVLQPADLPAPEPGRGEVLVRTEAIGTHFAETRLRAGTLPGMPAALPAVPGFEAAGVVTAAGPDVDTALVGARVAAMAVGGSGSYAEYLTVPVSGVVRLPAGVSALDAVAVATPGAVALALVRTARLTGTEQLLVEAAAGAVGGYLLQFATEAGAGRIVATAGTPAKREHVLDLGADVAVDHRRPGWPERVAELARADGRRGLDVVFESIGGASVGALLAAMAPGGRILLYGNLSDQPAAIGAGDLLPRGLTLIGCSGAPGDGAWYDTTLAARDEVLERLARKQIRPLIDSVLPLADAAEAHRRLEAGGNTGKIILVP
- the ilvD gene encoding dihydroxy-acid dehydratase yields the protein MAELRSRTSTAGRNMAGARALWRATGMTDDDFGKPIVAIANSFTQFVPGHVHLKDLGQLVAGSVAEAGGVAKEFNTIAVDDGIAMGHGGMLYSLPSRELIADAVEYMVNAHCADALVCISNCDKITPGMLIAAMRLNIPTVFVSGGPMEAGKTVAIEGIVHDKIDLIDAMIASANDSVTDDQLDSIERSACPTCGSCSGMFTANSMNCLTEAMGLALPGNGSTLATHSARKALFERAGRTIVDLANRYYGKDDESVLPRSIGSRQAFENAMALDVAMGGSTNTVLHLLAAAREAGLDFGVRDIDAISRRVPCIAKVAPSVASGASKDGAAGPVRIYHMEDVHRAGGIPAILGELDRGGLLHRDVHAVHADTLDEWLSRWDVRAAEPAPEAVELYHAAPGGVRTTEAFSTDNRWDRLDTDAEHGCIRDVAHAYTADGGLAVLHGNIAVDGCVVKTAGVPEEVWTFRGPAKVFESQEQAVDGILDKTVQPGDVVVIRYEGPKGGPGMQEMLHPTSFLKGRGLGKACALITDGRFSGGTSGLSIGHISPEAAGGGLIALVRTGDEIAIDIPNRSIELLVDDAELARRRAAQEARERPYTPVDRQRTVSAALRAYAAMATAASDGAYRDVDQIAR